From the genome of Delphinus delphis chromosome 8, mDelDel1.2, whole genome shotgun sequence, one region includes:
- the TNKS1BP1 gene encoding 182 kDa tankyrase-1-binding protein: MEVSTLREGTAMASLPPREPEEELVSAGSEPGDARAKPPVKPKPRALPAKPALPAKPSLLVPIGPRPPRGPLAELPSARKMNMLAGPQPYGGSKRPLPFAPRPMAEAPTGGEATRETVKEERGKEEVSPLTPPARCAAPMGVRKAPAPFRPASERFAATTVEAILAKMEQPRKEVPASPDRLWGSRLTFNHDGSSRYGPRTYGVAAGPRDEDGGTLSREWAQEGPAESPTECPEEPSKTPEERNPLSDLAFNGDLAQLASSEPPTDVSKAWVPSSPGSTSPGLPVEASGSAPESPRLSSSDESSPRHSQLPEAQSPAASGASPCLPKTLASPSAAPPDEDSCHPTTPGLPSLGALEASRPGSPPLQELSGRRSPEQPPAALPQPLTDGGELLDLPWTLPSGDMAATGGEDLRPASLAQRRFSEGVLQPPGQDQEKLGGSLAALPQTQGSQSALDHPFGSGTQSSWSLSQSFEWTFPTRPSGLGVWRLDSPPPSPIAEAPEAAEAAEAGDWAASSREEGVSQQARAAPPAPEGPGRPGSWMQADDLGTSPTQKGDGESHPQPAAVPLEPLPTAGDQPGPALLQAEERYEEREPLPGQGSLLPLPTREAALPILEPVLGQRQPAPPDQPCVLFAAIPDPGQALPAKEEAMTLAQAETTEPRTEVQDPRRASPEPAGPESSSHWLDDLLASPSPSAGGARLGAGSELKDTQTPSACSEGLLGWAQKDLQSEFGIVADTHPRSFSPCSWSQDTSQDYGLRSASPRGGPGLGERDWTDKCGHGVGEGSSREWASRCGIGQEGMEVGSQDGSGVSAPGGLTAQDQVIGKAAQPGTPQGQEVDVRDWEFRERDSQGSYSSQGVEIQGQEFGKRDSLGTYCSQDASFQDWEFGKRDSLGASASRHEDEQSQELGKKDQLGRYGSQDAGEPDQEFGKSSSSLSTYSSRGAEQPDQDFGKSAWMRDYSRGGSSTALGSQDRGFGMRALSAGFSPEEAQQQDEEFEKKILSGRESLGEASRDVSWPEEAESGGLFSPSSPQSQDGALGQRDQSSWQGGSASQEVGGLQGRQQAGGQSPGDADREDREVGQRGWAGDFSLSGVPQPEAAFSPGQRDWSGDFCVEAAERSRQFGIIGNDRASGPGLSPSGKIGGGHFVAPGETLAGTMDWRDQLGLRNLELSSCVRSGGLSEAREGAMGQVGWADNLGLRDVELASRLETGGSVEPRGIGVGEKDWTAEVGLRGRDLAAVGEVGDHSQARESGVGQTDWSGVEAGEFLKSRERGVGQADWTPDPGLRNRELGAGQVDWGDILGLRNLEMPCDLESESSRGPRGCGVGQTDWTQDSGLRNVELLGALSEAREHGVGEVSQSPEPGLRNDGVLSPGLEARDLSEARELGVGKTSGPETQGGDDPLPSVAICPEEPGSEAGESPGFGASPGGCLARSPPSGSQGLLEETPAASCSRAAARRESARRESAASGLRELAEEEGATAGADQGEPLEPGWDHLPSWRPQPDGEARQTEEVDGTWGPAGTGQSKQDRMPTPQWPPQGPPASSTSQDFSFIEDTEILDSAMYRSRANLGRKRGHRAPAIRPGGTLGLSKVAESDARLFQDSTEPRASRVPSSDEEVAEEPQNRRTRVTKGLKVNLFPGLSPSALKAKLRSRNRSADEGEPTEGKSSQKEPVIHRSKSCKVPGLGKPLALPPKPEKSSGSEGSSPNWLQALKLKKKKV; this comes from the exons GTGACGCTCGGGCCAAACCCCCTGTCAAGCCCAAACCCCGAGCCCTGCCCGCCAAGCCAGCCCTGCCTGCCAAGCCCAGCCTGCTGGTGCCTATTGGACCTCGGCCTCCCCGGGGTCCTCTGGCCGAGCTGCCTTCTGCCCGGAAGATGAACATGCTGGCGGGACCCCAGCCCTATGGTGGCAGCAAGCGTCCCCTTCCGTTTGCGCCCAGGCCTATGGCTGAGGCCCCTACTGGAGGAGAAGCCACCCGAGAGACTGTGAAAGAGGAACGTGGGAAAGAAGAGGTATCCCCCTTGACACCTCCAGCTCGCTGTGCCGCCCCGATGGGTGTGCGGAAGGCGCCCGCCCCCTTCCGCCCAGCCTCGGAGCGCTTTGCAGCCACCACAGTGGAAGCGATCCTGGCCAAGATGGAGCAGCCGAGGAAGGAGGTCCCGGCCAGCCCTGACCGCCTCTGGGGCTCCCGCCTCACCTTCAACCATGATGGCAGCTCAAGATATGGCCCCAGGACCTATGGTGTGGCCGCAGGTCCCAGGGATGAGGATGGTGGGACCCTCTCCAGGGAATGGGCCCAGGAGGGGCCGGCAGAGTCTCCCACAGAGTGCCCTGAAGAGCCCAGCAAGACCCCCGAGGagag GAACCCCCTTTCGGACCTGGCCTTCAATGGGGACCTGGCTCAGCTGGCCAGCTCTGAGCCACCTACTGAC GTTTCCAAGGCCTGGGTCCCCTCCAGTCCAGGCTCCACCAGCCCAGGCCTCCCCGTTGAAGCCTCGGGCTCAGCCCCCGAGTCTCCACGTCTTTCCTCATCCGATGAGAGCTCTCCCCGCCACTCACAGCTTCCAGAAGCCCAGAGCCCTGCAGCTTCCGGAgcttctccctgcctccccaagACCCTGGCATCCCCATCTGCGGCCCCTCCTGATGAGGACTCCTGCCACCCCACTACTCCGGGGCTCCCCTCTCTGGGAGCCCTGGAGGCCTCCAGACCTGGCAGCCCTCCCCTCCAGGAGCTCTCGGGGCGCCGCAGCCCGGAGCAGCCCCCAGCTGCCTTGCCCCAACCCCTAACGGACGGGGGTGAGTTGCTAGACCTCCCTTGGACGTTGCCATCTGGGGACATGGCGGCCACAGGGGGTGAGGACCTCCGTCCCGCCAGCCTGGCTCAGCGCCGATTTTCTGAAGGTGTGCTCCAGCCGCCCGGCCAAGACCAGGAGAAGCTGGGGGGCTCGCTGGCTGCCCTGCCCCAAACCCAGGGGAGCCAGTCGGCCCTGGATCATCCCTTTGGGAGTGGGACACAGTCCAGCTGGAGCTTGTCACAGTCCTTTGAATGGACCTTCCCCACGCGGCCTTCGGGTCTGGGGGTGTGGCGGCTggactccccacccccctcccccatcgcTGAAGCTCCTGAGGCCGCGGAGGCTGCAGAGGCTGGAGACTGGGCTGCATCcagcagggaggaaggagtgtCCCAGCAGGCGCGAGCGGCCCCGCCAGCTCCAGAGGGCCCAGGAAGGCCTGGTTCCTGGATGCAGGCGGATGATCTGGGCACCTCCCCAACCCAAAAGGGCGATGGGGAGAGCCATCCTCAGCCCGCAGCTGTCCCCCTCGAGCCCCTGCCAACAGCGGGGGACCAGCCTGGACCAGCCTTGCTGCAGGCAGAGGAGAGGTACGAGGAGCGGGAGCCCCTGCCTGGACAGGGATCCCTGCTTCCTCTGCCCACCAGGGAGGCCGCCCTGCCCATCCTGGAGCCGGTCCTGGGGCAGCGGCAGCCAGCACCCCCTGACCAGCCCTGTGTCCTCTTTGCCGCCATCCCCGACCCCGGGCAGGCACTGCCTGCCAAGGAGGAGGCCATGACCCTTGCCCAGGCCGAGACCACCGAACCCAGGACAGAGGTTCAAGACCCACGAAGGGCGTCCCCCGAGCCTGCAGGCCCCGAGAGCAGCTCCCACTGGCTGGATGACCTCCTGGCTTCGCCATCACCCAGTGCTGGAGGTGCAAGGCTGGGAGCTGGATCTGAGCTGAAGGACACACAGACCCCAAGTGCTTGCTCTGAG GGACTCCTTGGCTGGGCCCAGAAAGATCTGCAGAGTGAATTTGGGATTGTAGCAGACACACATCCCAGAAGTTTTAGTCCTTGCAGCTGGTCCCAAGACACTTCTCAGGACTATGGCCTTAGGAGTGCGAGCCCTAGAGGGGGCCCAGGCCTTGGAGAGAGGGACTGGACCGACAAGTGCGGGCacggagtgggggaggggagctccaGGGAGTGGGCCAGCAGGTGTGGCATCGGCCAGGAGGGGATGGAGGTCGGCAGCCAAGATGGGAGTGGAGTGTCGGCCCCGGGGGGGCTCACGGCCCAGGACCAGGTGATTGGAAAGGCAGCCCAGCCTGGCACTCCGCAGGGCCAAGAGGTAGATGTTCGCGACTGGGAGTTCAGAGAGAGGGATTCCCAGGGCTCTTACTCCAGCCAGGGTGTCGAAATCCAGGGCCAGGAATTTGGGAAGAGAGATTCTCTGGGTACTTACTGCAGTCAGGATGCAAGCTTTcaggactgggaatttgggaagAGGGATTCTCTGGGTGCTTCTGCCAGCCGGCATGAAGATGAGCAGAGCCAGGAACTGGGGAAGAAGGACCAGCTTGGCAGGTACGGCAGCCAGGACGCAGGTGAGCCGGACCAGGAGTTTGGGAAGAGCAGttcttcactgagcacctacagCAGCCGGGGCGCAGAGCAGCCGGACCAGGATTTCGGGAAGAGCGCCTGGATGAGAGACTACAGCCGCGGTGGCAGCTCCACGGCCCTCGGCTCCCAGGACAGAGGCTTCGGAATGAGAGCCCTGAGTGCCGGGTTCAGCCCCGAGGAAGCCCAACAACAGGACGAGGAGTTTGAGAAGAAGATTCTGAGTGGCAGAGAGAGCCTGGGCGAGGCCAGCAGGGATGTAAGCTGGCCTGAAGAGGCTGAGTCTGGGGGCTTGTTCAGCCCCAGCAGCCCCCAGTCACAGGATGGGGCACTGGGACAGAGAGACCAGAGCAGCTGGCAAGGCGGTAGTGCCAGCCAGGAGGTCGGAGGGCTGCAGGGCAGACAGCAGGCCGGGGGCCAGAGCCCCGGTGATGCCGACCGGGAGGACAGGGAGGTGGGGCAGCGAGGCTGGGCCGGTGACTTCAGCCTCAGCGGCGTCCCCCAGCCAGAGGCGGCCTTCAGCCCAGGGCAGCGGGACTGGAGCGGCGACTTCTGTGTGGAGGCTGCCGAGAGGAGCCGTCAGTTTGGCATCATCGGCAACGACAGAGCGAGTGGCCCTGGCCTGAGCCCTTCTGGCAAGATAGGAGGCGGCCACTTTGTGGCTCCTGGGGAGACCTTGGCCGGGACCATGGACTGGAGAGACCAGCTGGGCCTTAGGAATTTGGAATTGTCCAGCTGTGTGCGTTCTGGGGGCTTGAGTGAAGCCAGGGAGGGTGCCATGGGGCAGGTGGGCTGGGCAGACAACCTGGGCTTGAGAGACGTGGAGCTGGCCAGCCGTCTGGAGACTGGAGGGTCTGTGGAGCCCAGGGGGATCGGAGTCGGGGAGAAGGACTGGACTGCTGAGGTCGGGTTGAGGGGCAGAGATTTGGCGGCAGTGGGGGAGGTAGGAGACCACAGCCAGGCCAGAGAGAGTGGCGTGGGGCAGACCGACTGGTCAGGTGTGGAGGCAGGAGAGTTCCTGAAATCAAGGGAGCGTGGAGTGGGTCAGGCAGACTGGACACCTGACCCAGGGCTGAGAAACAGGGAGCTCGGGGCGGGCCAAGTGGACTGGGGCGACATTTTGGGCCTGAGGAATTTGGAGATGCCCTGCGACCTGGAGTCTGAGAGTTCCCGGGGGCCGCGGGGATGTGGAGTGGGGCAGACGGACTGGACCCAGGACTCGGGGCTCCGGAATGTGGAGCTCTTGGGGGCCCTGAGTGAAGCCAGGGAGCATGGGGTAGGGGAGGTCAGCCAGTCTCCTGAACCAGGCCTGAGGAACGACGGCGTCTTGTCCCCTGGCCTGGAGGCCAGAGACCTCTCGGAGGCCAGGGAGCTGGGAGTTGGCAAGACAAGTGGGCCAGAGACCCAGGGCGGAGACGATCCCCTGCCTTCTGTGGCCATCTGCCCCGAGGAACCTGGATCAGAGGCAGGGGAATCCCCCGGCTTTGGAGCCAG CCCTGGCGGATGCCTGGCGCGCTCCCCGCCCTCCGGCTCCCAGGGCCTGCTGGAGGAGACGCCGGCTGCCAGCTGCTCCAGGGCAGCGGCCCGGAGGGAGTCGGCCCGGAGGGAGTCGGCAGCCTCGGGCCTCAGGGAGctggcagaggaggaaggggccacagcaGGCGCTGACCAAGGGGAGCCCCTGGAGCCTGGCTGGGACCATCTGCCCTCCTGGAGGCCCCAGCCTGATGGTGAAGCCAGACAGACAGAAGAGGTGGACGGCACCTGGGGCCCTGCAGGGACCGGGCAGAGCAAGCAGGACCGGATGCCGACCCCCCAGTGGCCCCCCCAGGGCCCTCCCGCCAGCTCCACCAGTCAGGATTTCTCCTTCATCGAG GACACCGAGATCCTTGACAGTGCCATGTATCGGAGCCGTGCCAACCTGGGGCGCAAGCGTGGGCACCGGGCCCCGGCCATCCGGCCTGGGGGGACGCTGGGCCTGTCGAAGGTGGCAGAGTCGGACGCAAGGCTGTTCCAGGACTCTACAG AGCCGCGGGCTTCGCGGGTACCGTCTTCAGACGAGGAGGTGGCGGAGGAGCCTCAGAACCGCCGGACACGGGTGACCAAGGGGCTGAAAGTCAACCTCTTTCCCGGCCTGAGCCCATCAGCCCTGAAG GCCAAGCTGCGCTCCCGGAACCGCTCGGCTGATGAGGGGGAACCGACAGAGGGCAAGTCGAGTCAGAAGGAGCCCGTGATCCATCGCTCCAAGTCCTGCAAGGTCCCGGGGCTGGGGAAGCCCCTCGCGTTACCTCCCAAGCCAGAGAAATCCTCAGG GTCAGAAGGGTCATCGCCCAACTGGCTGCAAGCCCTGAAGTTGAAGAAGAAGAAGGTCTGA